From a single Clostridium isatidis genomic region:
- the mnmE gene encoding tRNA uridine-5-carboxymethylaminomethyl(34) synthesis GTPase MnmE, whose protein sequence is MREFDTISAISTAIGEGGIAIIRVSGDRALDIVSKIFRAKNGKDIKDMKTYTMRYGHIIDIDTKEPIDEVIISFMKGPRSYTAEDVVEINCHGGVTSTNKVLEMTIKAGARLAEPGEFTKRAFLNGRIDLSQAEAVMDLISAKTDLAMKSALMQSNGSLSKEIGRLNEYLLNVLALIEYAVDFTEDEEEIDPSIPPRVSESLEEALNNINRLMKNADEGRIIRDGLSLAIVGKPNVGKSSLLNVLLREKRAIVTDIAGTTRDVIEEYINLDGIPVKIIDTAGIRETEDIVERIGVEKSKEKIEEADLVLLVLDISRELDKEDYEIIEAVKNKKSILLLNKIDLENKIDLNSLNNFEYKIKISAKEDLGIDKLKEEIKNMFFNGTIDSESLVISNSRHKQALIRAKENCEKAIISVKNNEYLDLVSIYVTSALKALGEITGTELEEDLVNKIFKEFCCGK, encoded by the coding sequence ATGAGAGAATTTGATACAATAAGTGCTATATCAACTGCCATAGGCGAAGGTGGAATTGCCATTATAAGAGTTTCGGGTGATAGAGCTTTAGATATTGTTTCAAAGATATTTAGAGCTAAAAATGGCAAGGATATAAAGGATATGAAGACCTACACTATGAGATATGGTCATATTATTGATATAGATACAAAGGAGCCTATTGATGAAGTTATTATTAGTTTTATGAAAGGTCCAAGAAGTTATACTGCTGAAGATGTAGTAGAAATTAACTGTCATGGAGGTGTTACTTCAACTAATAAGGTTCTTGAAATGACAATCAAGGCAGGAGCTAGACTAGCTGAGCCTGGTGAATTCACTAAAAGAGCATTTTTAAATGGAAGAATAGATTTATCTCAAGCAGAAGCAGTTATGGATTTAATTAGTGCAAAAACAGACTTAGCAATGAAATCTGCATTAATGCAAAGTAATGGTTCCTTATCTAAGGAAATAGGTAGATTAAATGAATATTTACTAAATGTATTAGCTTTAATTGAGTATGCAGTAGACTTTACAGAAGATGAGGAAGAAATTGACCCTAGCATACCACCTAGAGTAAGTGAGAGCTTAGAAGAAGCTCTTAATAATATAAATAGATTAATGAAAAATGCAGATGAAGGAAGAATTATTAGAGATGGATTAAGTCTTGCAATTGTAGGCAAACCTAATGTGGGAAAGTCATCTCTACTTAATGTATTATTAAGGGAAAAGAGAGCTATTGTAACGGATATTGCTGGAACAACAAGAGATGTAATTGAAGAATATATTAATTTAGATGGAATACCAGTAAAAATTATTGATACAGCTGGAATTAGGGAAACAGAAGATATAGTAGAGAGAATAGGTGTAGAAAAGTCTAAGGAAAAAATAGAAGAGGCTGATTTAGTTTTATTAGTATTAGATATTTCAAGAGAATTAGATAAGGAAGACTATGAAATTATAGAGGCTGTAAAAAATAAAAAATCTATTCTTTTATTAAATAAAATTGATTTAGAAAATAAAATTGATTTAAACTCATTAAATAATTTTGAGTATAAAATAAAAATATCGGCAAAAGAAGACTTAGGAATAGATAAATTAAAGGAAGAAATAAAAAACATGTTCTTTAATGGAACTATTGATAGCGAGAGCTTAGTTATTTCTAATTCAAGACATAAGCAGGCTTTAATAAGAGCAAAAGAAAATTGTGAGAAAGCTATTATTAGTGTTAAAAATAATGAATATCTTGATTTGGTTTCTATATATGTAACTTCGGCATTAAAAGCACTAGGGGAAATTACAGGTACAGAATTAGAAGAAGATTTAGTTAATAAAATATTTAAGGAATTTTGTTGTGGAAAGTAG
- the jag gene encoding RNA-binding cell elongation regulator Jag/EloR — protein sequence MKILEMTGKTVSEALQNALKELNLTEDRVDYEVLDEGSKGFLNLIGSKPARIIVKVKRDYKEEARTFLRSICDNMGIKAEIRIREEDDSLYINLSGPKMGLIIGYRGETLDALQYLVSLVVNKNHDEPYKKVILDTENYRKKREETLIRVAEKTAYKVRRSKRSYKFEPMNPYERRIIHSALQGNEYVYTFSEGEEPYRRVVVDIRK from the coding sequence ATGAAAATATTAGAAATGACAGGTAAAACTGTAAGCGAAGCTTTACAAAATGCTTTAAAAGAGCTGAATTTAACTGAAGACAGGGTAGATTACGAAGTTTTAGATGAGGGAAGCAAGGGTTTTCTTAATCTTATAGGAAGTAAGCCTGCAAGAATAATTGTAAAAGTAAAAAGAGATTATAAAGAAGAGGCTAGGACATTCTTAAGAAGTATTTGTGATAACATGGGAATAAAGGCTGAAATTAGAATAAGGGAAGAGGATGATTCTCTTTATATAAATTTAAGTGGTCCTAAAATGGGATTAATTATTGGTTATAGGGGAGAAACCTTAGATGCACTTCAGTATTTAGTATCTTTAGTAGTAAATAAAAATCATGATGAGCCATATAAAAAGGTTATCTTAGATACTGAAAATTACAGGAAGAAGAGGGAAGAAACTCTAATAAGAGTTGCTGAAAAAACTGCCTATAAAGTAAGAAGAAGTAAAAGATCTTATAAGTTTGAGCCTATGAATCCTTATGAAAGAAGGATTATACATTCAGCATTACAAGGTAATGAATATGTTTATACCTTCAGTGAAGGTGAAGAACCATATAGAAGAGTTGTTGTAGATATTAGAAAATAA
- the yidC gene encoding membrane protein insertase YidC — protein sequence MNGLTQFLTNAFEGLHDWIITLFNMEPSGVSYVLTIAIFTLIIRLLILPLNIKSSRSSARMQEIQPQLNAIQKKYANDPKKMQEEYNKCLKENNASMFGGCLPSLLPLPILFALYAVFNSISPDAMKSASFLWIPNVFEKDPIFILPVLAFLSTYLPTMLLSKATPKTENGPNMGSMNIMMAGMMGIMALNFKAILVIYWVIGGVIQLIQTYFVNYLPAKKKQKEKEELEKYKVMENAKKATPKTRKR from the coding sequence ATGAACGGTTTAACGCAATTCTTGACTAATGCTTTTGAAGGACTTCATGACTGGATTATTACATTATTTAATATGGAACCAAGTGGAGTATCCTATGTATTAACAATTGCAATATTTACATTAATAATAAGATTATTAATATTGCCATTAAACATAAAATCTAGTAGGTCAAGTGCAAGAATGCAAGAAATTCAACCACAATTAAATGCGATACAAAAGAAATATGCAAATGATCCTAAAAAAATGCAAGAAGAATATAATAAGTGCTTAAAAGAAAATAATGCTAGTATGTTTGGTGGATGTTTACCATCCTTGTTACCATTACCAATCTTATTTGCATTGTATGCTGTATTTAATAGTATAAGTCCAGATGCAATGAAAAGTGCATCTTTCTTATGGATACCAAACGTATTTGAAAAAGATCCAATATTTATATTACCAGTTTTAGCATTCTTAAGTACTTATTTACCAACAATGCTATTAAGTAAAGCAACCCCTAAAACAGAAAATGGGCCAAATATGGGAAGCATGAATATAATGATGGCTGGTATGATGGGAATTATGGCTTTAAATTTTAAAGCGATTTTAGTTATTTATTGGGTAATTGGCGGAGTAATTCAATTAATACAAACTTACTTTGTAAATTATTTACCTGCTAAGAAGAAGCAAAAAGAAAAAGAAGAACTTGAAAAATACAAAGTTATGGAAAATGCAAAAAAAGCAACACCAAAGACTAGAAAAAGATAA
- the yidD gene encoding membrane protein insertion efficiency factor YidD — translation MIKRILLKSIHLYRKYISPMRPPKCIFVPSCSQYAIEAITKYGSLKGGFLAIKRILRCHPCSRGGYDPLK, via the coding sequence ATGATAAAAAGGATACTTCTAAAATCTATACATTTATATAGGAAATATATTTCACCTATGAGACCACCAAAGTGCATATTTGTTCCGAGTTGCTCTCAGTATGCTATTGAAGCAATAACCAAATATGGATCACTAAAAGGTGGATTTTTAGCTATAAAGAGAATATTAAGGTGTCATCCATGTTCCAGGGGCGGGTATGACCCATTAAAATAA
- the rnpA gene encoding ribonuclease P protein component, which translates to MVYRIKKNNEFKLVYRRGKSIANNLLVLYIYKNNKNKTKENISYNRIGISVSKKVGNSVVRSRSKRLIAESYRLNKDNLKDGYDFVFIARNAIKGKDYFEVENAMKKLFKKAGLYKE; encoded by the coding sequence ATGGTATACAGAATAAAAAAAAATAATGAATTTAAATTGGTGTATAGAAGAGGAAAATCAATAGCTAATAATCTTTTAGTTTTATATATTTATAAAAACAATAAAAATAAAACAAAGGAAAACATTTCCTATAATAGGATAGGGATATCTGTTAGTAAAAAAGTTGGCAATAGTGTAGTTCGAAGTAGAAGTAAACGATTGATAGCTGAAAGTTATAGATTGAATAAGGATAATTTAAAAGATGGATATGATTTTGTTTTTATTGCAAGAAATGCAATAAAAGGAAAGGATTATTTTGAAGTTGAAAATGCTATGAAGAAACTTTTTAAAAAGGCAGGATTATATAAGGAATGA